GGTGCTGCCGATGTCCGACGGCAAGTCGAAGCTCGATTGGCAAAACCACTACGTCGAGGCTTCGCGTCATCTGTGGACGGAGGAGTCCAAAGCGTTCCTGGATCAACTGGTCGAACCGGTGCCAACTCCGTTCCGGGATATCGCCAAGCATTCGATTGCCGCCAAAATCGGCCAGGTCGCGCTGGAATCCGGCGCTTCCGAAGTGACCCGCGCCCACTGCCTGCAGGGGTACATCCTTGCCACGCCGAAGCGCGACTATAAAAGCCTGATTTCGTTTTTGGAGAAAAACAACATCGACTACAGCGCCTACAAACACCTGCTTCAGTAGACCGCCCAAAAAGAAAGCCGTCAACCTCCTCGCGGATTGACGGCTTTTTTTCATGCCTGCATGACCTAGACGGCAAGTAAATTTTCGTAAAATCCCCGTGATAAATCGCTTCTTCGAAGTGTTATACATTATAGGGGATGATTACTCCGGACACCGTTTACTTCTTCGTGGCCGGCTGCTTGGAGGACGGCTTGGTTTTGACCGGCTCTTCCTTGGATAAAGCGACCGACAGCGTTGCCGTGAAATCGCCGACCTTGTTCGGTTTCGGGTCGCGAAGCTGCGTGCGGAGCCAGACCTGCTGCACCCCGTCCACAGGGAGGGTGATCGGCAGCTCCTCCTGCTTCAAGAAACCGACCTGACCGTTGATCAGCACGTGCAGATCGACTTTTTCCTTGGACTTCAGGTTGATCGTCAAAAATTTGTTGTCTCCGATGTCCACGGCGGTTACAATTTCTCCGTCTTTCATAAGATCTTTGGTTATTGTGCCGTTTTCATCAAAATAGTCGCGTACGGTGAAATTGGTAGCTCCATCCGCATCACCCGGATTCAGTACGGGAGAAGATCCGGTTCCAGGAGAACCTGCAGGCCACCCGCCGGTGCCGCCTGAAGGTCCGCTGCCGGCACCCGAGCCGCTGGGCACGCCGGAACCTCCGCCGTTAAGCGTCGCACTCAAATCGACCGTC
The window above is part of the Paenibacillus hamazuiensis genome. Proteins encoded here:
- a CDS encoding DUF2621 domain-containing protein, which codes for MVNQSFMWFILFWVFVLLFLMSIGGYFMFRKFMKVLPMSDGKSKLDWQNHYVEASRHLWTEESKAFLDQLVEPVPTPFRDIAKHSIAAKIGQVALESGASEVTRAHCLQGYILATPKRDYKSLISFLEKNNIDYSAYKHLLQ